Part of the Thermococcus barossii genome is shown below.
GTCCATTATGGCCAGCCTTATCTCGTTCTGGATCTCCTCGACGTTTGCTATGCTCTGCTTCCCGGTGCCGGTGTAGGGGACGTGGACGCTGATGACATTTATCATCAGCACCACCGGAGCGCGGTCGAGGTCGTCCACCTTATAGCGTTTCCAGTCTATAGAGCGGGCCGCGAGGGTCGTCACGCACGAACCGGCGTCGAAGAGGAGGGGAACCCTGTTGGCGTAGCGGAGGAGCTCGAAGCCGGCCGGAATCTCTCCCCCGTAGGCGAGGCCAACCTCGACCTGGAAGGGAATGCCTCCGGAATAGACCTTCGGCGGCCTCGTCACGGCGGTAACGAACTCCGGCTTGAGGATTCCTTTGAGGCCCTTTTCGATGTTCTCCTCGCCTATCGGCCTGAGGCCATGAGTTGGGGGAGCGAGGAACTTCATGTACTTGAAGGCCTCGACTATCTCCTCCGCCTCGTGCCAGGTGAGCTTCTCAGGCGGCTTCTCCATGAGCTTTGCCACCTGCTTGAGAACCTTTGTGTAGCCCCTGAAGGAGCGGAGAACGGCCTTAACCTCGCCCCTCATTAGCCTCTCGTAGAGCTGCTCCTGGACGTTCTTGTCCTCCTCAGTCTTGATTAGTCTCAGCGCCGCGATGTACTCAATCAGTTCGTCTATCTTCTTGTCGCTTATCCTTGAGAACTCCCCGACGAGGAAGCGCTTCACGGTGTTCCTCCGGGTCTTCTTGGCCATCCTGTAAACGTCGTCGGTGAGAACGCCACGGGGATGGGGCTTCATCTCAACGGGGGGTTCGGGAATGTAATCGCTCGACCTCGGAAAGACTATGAGCTTTCCGTCGGGCTCTATGAGCTCTATGTGGGCGTGCGGGTTGGCTATGGCGGTGAGCTTGAGGTACCAGTAAACGCCCTGTTTGGAGCGGACGTAGCGGACGTTTTTCACTTCGAGCTCTATCCTCGTCCCGCGCCAGCCCTTGGGATTGGGATGCTTCTCCTTTTTCACGATTTTACCCTCGTTCTTGTCAACGTCTATCTTCACCCAGGCCTCGATGGTTTTGTCGCCGCCGGTTGAGGTGATAACGCGCGTCGCCTTCCCACTGGTTATCTGGGCAAACATGACGGCGCCGCTTATACCTATACCCTGCTGACCGCGGCTCTGAATGTTTCTGTGGGCCTTCGTACCGGCCAGCATCTTGCCGAAAACGTGGGTTATGTACTTCTCGGGTATCCCCGGACCGTTGTCCTCGACGATGACCTTGTAGTGCTCCTTCCCGAGCTCCTCTATCTCAACGCGGATATACGGCGCTATCCCTGCCTCCTCACAGGCGTCGAGGGAGTTCGTTACCGCCTCGTGGACGACCGTCGTGAGGGAGCGTATCTTACCCGTGTAACCGAGCATGGCCGCGTTTCGCCTGAAGAACTCGCTGACGCTCTGAATCTTGAACTCCTTAAACAGCTGACTTGCTTCGGCCATCTTCATTCCTCCTCGTTCTTCTCAACCTCTTCGCCAAGGGCCTCGTAATAGCTCATGCTCTCCAGTTCGAGGTCCTTCTTCCTGCGTTCCAGGTACTTGTAGACCACACCGTGGGGGGAGCCCTTGGCGAGCTTCTCTATGGCAGTCTTGGCAACCTCAACCTGAATAGGGTTGCCGATTATCGCAACGGTCTTGCCGTAAACGCTCACATCCGCCCCGCTCATCTCCTCTATTATCTCCCTGGTTCTGCCCTTCCTGCCGATTATCCTTCCCCTAACGCGTGGAAGGGCGTTCTTATCGTTGCCGATAACTACATCGGTGAGGTTAACGACCTCAAGAACCTCACCCTCGTTGAAGAGCCTGAAGGCCCTCTCCGGGGAGAAGCCCCTCCCGATGGCCATCACGACGTCCCTCGCTTTCCACACTGCCAAGGGATCGTCGGTCTCCTTCGTGGCGGTGATGAAGACCTCGCCCGTTTCGCTGTCTATCTCTATCTTAGTCTTGGTTCTCCGCTCTATCTCCTTCTTCGTCTGCCCCTTCTTCCCTATGACGACCGCCACCCTGTCCTTCGGAATCCTCACGAACTCCTCCTGCTCACCCTCGGCCGCGTAGGTTATCTCCTCCTCGTGTCTCTCCACCAGCGGCCGGCCGTCCTTGTCAAGGCGTTCGTACTTCTTAAGGAGCCTCTCGAACTCGTCCATAATCTCACCCTCTAAAGACCAACCAGCTCACGGAACTTATCGTCGAAATCATCAACATCCACACCCTTTCTACCGAAGTAATTGATGACGTTACGCAGGTCGCGCTTTAGGAGCTCCAGGCTCATGCGATTCCTCCTCACCGTCGCCTGGGACCAGTCTATGACCACCGGCCCCTTGTGGAGCAGGATGTTGTACTCGCTCAAATCCCCGTGCACCATGTCGCCGCGCTTCCAGAGCCTCTCGATGACCCCTATGGTGAAGTCGTAGAGATCCTCGAAATCTCTGAGCTCAAGCTCGCGCTCCATATCCTTGAGCCTGGGGGCGGGAAGTTCGTCGCCAACGAACTCCATCACCAGGACGTTGTTGCGGAAGATTATCGGCTCGGGAACACGAACAGCGTACTTAATCGCCCGCTGGAGGTTCTTGAACTCCCTCCTTGTCCACACGAAGACGAGCTTGCGCATATCCTTGGGCAGGTATCCGATTCTCGGGTCCGCAGCCAGATACTCCCATATGCGCCTGAACTCGGTTGTATAGGTGCGGTATATCTTGACGGCTATCCTCTTTCCCTCGGCGTCCACCCCGGCAAAGACATTGGCCTCCTTTCCCGTACTTATCACACCGTAGAGAGTGTCTATTTTGCCCCTCCTGTGCAGGTAGGCGAGGGTTTCCTTCGTCGTCCTGTCAAAGACCTCGTTGGCTATCTTGTAGAGTTCGCTGTCCTTTTCACGCCTCTCCCTGAGGCCGAGCATGTCCTCGATGGCCCTCTCGATGAACTCCTCGCGCATCGCTATCACTCAGAGCACGCTCAGAAGAGCATATCTCCGCCGGTAAGGAAGTCCTGGCTTATCTTGCCCTTCCTGAGGAGCCAGTCAACCTGGGTTCTGGTGTAGCGGTACACTATGTCGCCCCTCTCGTCGGTCTGAACCGGCCAGGGCTGGACTATGACGACGTCGCCGACGCGCATCCACATGCGTCTCTTCAGCTTGCCAGGGATTCTGCACCTTCTGATTTTTCCATCCTCGCAGCGGACGTCCATCCATCCCGAGCCAAGGGCCTGTTCTATCACCCCGAAGAGCTGTCCGTTCTTCGGTAGGGGGACCCTGATGACCTCATCACCCTGAACCTCACGGTTCTTTTTCTTTCCACCTTTTCCACCCCTGTGGTACACCATGACAATCACCTCCAGCGAGTAGGCTCGAGCCCTTATAAACCTGAGCCTTGCAAAAATTTTCTAATTGGAGTACAGGTCTGTGCTTTTAAAATTTTTGCACGCCGCTCGGGTAATTGCCCATCTCTGTCCAGTATGGGCACATGAAAGTTTAAAAACGCACCGTTTAAATTGAAGTTCGGAGATGCCCATGGCAGCGATAACCGCCGAGAACCTCACCATAACGTACGAGGGAGTACCCGCGGTGGAGGGGGTCACGTTCGAGGTGGAGAGGGGGGAGACTCTGCTCCTCCTCGGCCCCAACGGTGCCGGAAAAACGACCCTCCTCAAGACGATAGCCTGCTTTCACCGGGAATACCGCGGAGAGCTTAAGGTTTTTGATATGCCCCCCTGTGAGGCGAGGGAGCTCATAGGATACGTGCCCCAGAGCCATAGCCTCAACGAACGCGTTCCCGTCACGGCCCTTGAAGTCGTCGCCATGGGCGGGATATACAAGAGAGGTTTTTCCCATTTCAAAATACCCAAACACGTCCTCGAAAAGGCTGAAGACGCCCTAAACTTCGTGGGGCTTTCGAACGTCCAGGGAAAGCTTTTCCGGGAGCTGAGCGGGGGGCAGAAACAGCGCGTCCTTCTCGCCCGTGCCCTGATAAGCGACCCGAAGCTCCTCCTGCTTGATGAGCCCCTGTCTGCCCTCGACCCGAGCGCAAGGGCAGAGGTCTCGAACGTTCTCGGAAAGATAAAACGCGAGCGCGGGATAACGATGGTGATAACGACCCACGACGTGAACCCCCTCCTGGAGATTGGAGACAAGGTAATGCTGATCAACAGGCGCCTCATAGCCTTCGGAAAGCCGGAGGAGGTGCTGAGGGACAGCGTCATCAAGTCCGTATACGGCCCGCTGGCGAGGGTCATACCCGTGGAAGATAGGCTCTTCTGCATAACCGGCGACGTCCACCTGCACGGGCACGGGGGTGGGGGTAGATGATCCCCGAATACCTAATCAGGGCAATCCTTGCCAGCGTGATGGTCAGCGTCCTCCTTGGAATGCTCAGCCCCCTCATCAACACCAAGGGACTC
Proteins encoded:
- a CDS encoding KH domain-containing protein; protein product: MDEFERLLKKYERLDKDGRPLVERHEEEITYAAEGEQEEFVRIPKDRVAVVIGKKGQTKKEIERRTKTKIEIDSETGEVFITATKETDDPLAVWKARDVVMAIGRGFSPERAFRLFNEGEVLEVVNLTDVVIGNDKNALPRVRGRIIGRKGRTREIIEEMSGADVSVYGKTVAIIGNPIQVEVAKTAIEKLAKGSPHGVVYKYLERRKKDLELESMSYYEALGEEVEKNEEE
- a CDS encoding serine protein kinase RIO, whose amino-acid sequence is MREEFIERAIEDMLGLRERREKDSELYKIANEVFDRTTKETLAYLHRRGKIDTLYGVISTGKEANVFAGVDAEGKRIAVKIYRTYTTEFRRIWEYLAADPRIGYLPKDMRKLVFVWTRREFKNLQRAIKYAVRVPEPIIFRNNVLVMEFVGDELPAPRLKDMERELELRDFEDLYDFTIGVIERLWKRGDMVHGDLSEYNILLHKGPVVIDWSQATVRRNRMSLELLKRDLRNVINYFGRKGVDVDDFDDKFRELVGL
- the eif1A gene encoding translation initiation factor eIF-1A: MVYHRGGKGGKKKNREVQGDEVIRVPLPKNGQLFGVIEQALGSGWMDVRCEDGKIRRCRIPGKLKRRMWMRVGDVVIVQPWPVQTDERGDIVYRYTRTQVDWLLRKGKISQDFLTGGDMLF
- the top6B gene encoding DNA topoisomerase VI subunit B, with translation MAEASQLFKEFKIQSVSEFFRRNAAMLGYTGKIRSLTTVVHEAVTNSLDACEEAGIAPYIRVEIEELGKEHYKVIVEDNGPGIPEKYITHVFGKMLAGTKAHRNIQSRGQQGIGISGAVMFAQITSGKATRVITSTGGDKTIEAWVKIDVDKNEGKIVKKEKHPNPKGWRGTRIELEVKNVRYVRSKQGVYWYLKLTAIANPHAHIELIEPDGKLIVFPRSSDYIPEPPVEMKPHPRGVLTDDVYRMAKKTRRNTVKRFLVGEFSRISDKKIDELIEYIAALRLIKTEEDKNVQEQLYERLMRGEVKAVLRSFRGYTKVLKQVAKLMEKPPEKLTWHEAEEIVEAFKYMKFLAPPTHGLRPIGEENIEKGLKGILKPEFVTAVTRPPKVYSGGIPFQVEVGLAYGGEIPAGFELLRYANRVPLLFDAGSCVTTLAARSIDWKRYKVDDLDRAPVVLMINVISVHVPYTGTGKQSIANVEEIQNEIRLAIMDAARRLQTYLSGKHRKLYQVKRKKTFEKYVPEIARALSILTGEDEEVVKKYFLTFIESHFAAKASEEVTENA
- a CDS encoding metal ABC transporter ATP-binding protein; its protein translation is MAAITAENLTITYEGVPAVEGVTFEVERGETLLLLGPNGAGKTTLLKTIACFHREYRGELKVFDMPPCEARELIGYVPQSHSLNERVPVTALEVVAMGGIYKRGFSHFKIPKHVLEKAEDALNFVGLSNVQGKLFRELSGGQKQRVLLARALISDPKLLLLDEPLSALDPSARAEVSNVLGKIKRERGITMVITTHDVNPLLEIGDKVMLINRRLIAFGKPEEVLRDSVIKSVYGPLARVIPVEDRLFCITGDVHLHGHGGGGR